A genomic segment from Nicotiana tabacum cultivar K326 chromosome 7, ASM71507v2, whole genome shotgun sequence encodes:
- the LOC107816580 gene encoding zinc finger CCCH domain-containing protein 3-like isoform X1, whose protein sequence is MPLGKYYCDYCDKEFQDTAAARKRHLQGVQHQRAKALWYDSLRNPQLYNDPDSFGKGVCNHFVRTGYCQYGDSCKYYHPKQNSQNLQQTGIPGKTTREGIHLESVSNSQLFGSASFPGDVFRENGGAKLGNLPPSLRPPPEGGYPPLPFVDWG, encoded by the exons ATGCCGTTGGGGAAATACTATTGCGATTATTGCGATAAGGAATTCCAGGATACTGCAGCGGCGCGGAAGCGACATCTTCAAGGCGTTCAACATCAGAGAGCTAAAGCTCTTTGGTACGACTCCTTGCGCA ATCCTCAGTTATATAACGATCCTGATTCGTTTGGTAAAGGAGTCTGCAATCACTTTGTTCGTACG GGGTATTGCCAGTATGGGGACTCCTGCAAATATTATCATCCCAAGCAAAACTCTCAAAATTTGCAACAAACGGGAATTCCAG GAAAAACTACTAGAGAGGGTATTCACTTAGAGAGTGTATCAAATAGTCAACTTTTCGGTTCAGCATCTTTTCCAG GTGATGTGTTCCGAGAAAATGGCGGAGCAAAGCTGGGCAATCTGCCTCCCTCTCTAAGGCCTCCGCCAGAGGGTGGTTATCCACCTCTCCCTTTTGTTGACTGGGGATAA
- the LOC107816580 gene encoding zinc finger CCCH domain-containing protein 3-like isoform X2 yields MPLGKYYCDYCDKEFQDTAAARKRHLQGVQHQRAKALWYDSLRNPQLYNDPDSFGKGVCNHFVRTGYCQYGDSCKYYHPKQNSQNLQQTGIPAGDVFRENGGAKLGNLPPSLRPPPEGGYPPLPFVDWG; encoded by the exons ATGCCGTTGGGGAAATACTATTGCGATTATTGCGATAAGGAATTCCAGGATACTGCAGCGGCGCGGAAGCGACATCTTCAAGGCGTTCAACATCAGAGAGCTAAAGCTCTTTGGTACGACTCCTTGCGCA ATCCTCAGTTATATAACGATCCTGATTCGTTTGGTAAAGGAGTCTGCAATCACTTTGTTCGTACG GGGTATTGCCAGTATGGGGACTCCTGCAAATATTATCATCCCAAGCAAAACTCTCAAAATTTGCAACAAACGGGAATTCCAG CAGGTGATGTGTTCCGAGAAAATGGCGGAGCAAAGCTGGGCAATCTGCCTCCCTCTCTAAGGCCTCCGCCAGAGGGTGGTTATCCACCTCTCCCTTTTGTTGACTGGGGATAA
- the LOC107816578 gene encoding polygalacturonase At1g48100-like, translated as MDFTKIFFLIFHFILLSFVCSVHGRLYDYPNVPRFRALSQISLPPSPAPEGAPETNNGKNSNDSAAIFNVLSYGAVGDGVTDDTQAFKMAWDAACQVDSAIVLVPYHYSFMIQSTIFTGPCKSGLVFQIEGTIMPPDGPDSWPKGVSKRQWLVFYRIDGMSMQGGGLIDGKGEKWWNLPCKPHKGINGKTVAGPCDSPVAIRFFMSSNLTVQGLKIKNSPFFHFRFDSCHDVHIDSLYIKAPSLSPNTDGIHIENTNDVTIQNSIIYNGDDCISIGAGCFNVDIRNMTCGPSHGISIGSLGIRNSRACVSNITVTDSTIKHSDNGVRIKTWQGGFGAVSKVTFNNIKMENVRNPIILDQYYCNNNNKSCANQTSAVYISDVIYSNIKGTYDVRSPPMRLACSDSVPCTNLTFVDVELYPAQGQKIIEPYCWNAYGDLRSLTIPPVFCLLEGKPQSLPSNDVDQC; from the exons ATGGACTTTACTAAGATTTTcttcttgatttttcattttatcCTGCTTTCCTTTGTTTGTTCAGTTCATGGTAGGCTTTATGACTACCCGAACGTGCCCCGTTTTCGTGCATTGTCACAAATTTCATTGCCACCTTCCCCTGCACCTGAGGGTGCACCAGAAACTAACAATGGCAAGAATTCAAATGATTCTGCAGCCATTTTCAATGTGTTATCTTATGGTGCTGTTGGAGATGGTGTGACCGACGATACACAAGCGTTTAAAATGGCTTGGGATGCTGCTTGTCAAGTTGATTCAGCCATTGTATTAGTTCCCTATCACTATTCCTTCATGATTCAATCCACAATCTTCACTGGTCCTTGTAAAAGTGGACTTGTTTTTCAG ATTGAAGGAACCATAATGCCACCAGATGGACCTGATTCATGGCCAAAAGGTGTCAGTAAAAGACAATGGTTAGTCTTTTACAGAATTGATGGAATGTCAATGCAAGGTGGTGGACTTATAGATGGCAAAGGTGAAAAATGGTGGAATCTTCCTTGCAAACCTCACAAA GGAATAAATGGAAAAACTGTAGCTGGTCCTTGTGACAGCCCAGTG GCTATAAGGTTTTTCATGAGCTCAAATTTGACAGTTCAAGGACTTAAAATCAAGAACAGTCCATTTTTCCATTTCAGATTTGACAGTTGCCATGATGTTCACATTGATTCACTTTACATAAAAGCACCATCTCTGAGCCCCAATACTGATGGAATTCACATAGAGAATACCAAtgatgtcactatacaaaattcAATTATCTACAATG GTGATGACTGTATTTCAATTGGAGCTGGTTGTTTCAATGTTGATATAAGGAACATGACCTGTGGTCCTAGTCATGGAATAAG CATTGGCAGCCTAGGTATTCGCAATTCGCGGGCATGTGTATCGAACATTACAGTTACAGATTCAACTATTAAGCATTCAGACAATGGTGTTAGGATCAAGACATGGCAAGGTGGATTTGGAGCAGTATCAAAGGTTACTTTCAACAACATTAAAATGGAAAATGTCCGAAATCCGATAATATTAGATCAATACTActgcaacaacaataacaagagCTGTGCAAATCAAACTTCAGCAGTGTACATTTCTGATGTGATTTATTCAAACATAAAAGGAACTTATGATGTGAGAAGTCCACCAATGCGTTTGGCTTGTAGTGATAGTGTCCCATGCACAAATTTGACTTTTGTAGATGTGGAATTATATCCAGCTCAAGGACAGAAAATTATAGAACCATATTGTTGGAATGCTTATGGAGATCTTAGGAGTCTTACTATTCCGCCAGTTTTTTGCTTGTTGGAAGGCAAACCTCAGTCATTGCCAAGTAATGATGTTGATCAGTGTTGA
- the LOC107816577 gene encoding uncharacterized protein LOC107816577 encodes MGSEGPSPVIVHVTGFKKFHGVAENPTETIVSNLKDYMKKRGMPKGLILGSCSILDTAGQGALVPLYQTLQAALGGGDSESSNSKRVIWVHFGVNSGATMFAIENQAVNEATFRCPDEMGWKPQKVPIVHADGAISRKRETALPVEEITKVLAKMGYEVMTSDDAGRFVCNYVYYHSLRFAEQNGIRSLFVHVPLFLTIDEETQMQFAASLLEVLASLY; translated from the exons ATGGGGTCGGAAGGACCTTCACCTGTGATCGTTCACGTGACTGGTTTCAAGAAATTTCATGGAGTTGCTGAAAACCCCACAGAAACAATTGTAAGTAATCTTAAAGATTATATGAAGAAAAGGGGTATGCCCAAAGGGCTGATCCTTGGGAGTTGCAGCATCCTTGATACTGCGGGCCAAGGAGCGCTGGTTCCTTTGTACCAGACGTTGCAAGCTGCTTTAGGCGGTGGTGACTCGGAGTCATCTAATTCCAAGAGAGTTATTTGG GTACACTTTGGAGTAAATAGTGGTGCCACAATGTTTGCCATAGAGAATCAGGCTGTCAATGAAGCTACTTTCCGTTGCCCAGATGAGATGGGATGGAAGCCTCAG AAAGTCCCTATTGTTCATGCAGATGGTGCAATTTCGCGAAAACGAGAG ACTGCTCTACCCGTGGAGGAAATCACCAAGGTATTGGCAAAGATGGGATATGAAGTAATGACCTCTGATGATGCAGGCCGGTTTGTATGCAATTATGTATACTACCATTCCTTGCGTTTTGCAGAGCAGAATGGAATCAGATCACTATTCGTACACGTGCCCCTATTCCTAACCATAGACGAGGAGACACAAATGCAATTTGCTGCTTCTTTGCTGGAGGTACTTGCCTCTTTATACTAG